GGCGCGACGATGCATGCGCCGGGAGAGATGGAGATGACTTCAACAGGCGAGTTCGTGATAGGAAACATCGACTACAACGATGACAGCCGACTGCCCTTCATACAGGAGCTTCTCTCCACGGTCGTTCCCGTTGAGATTTCAAAAAACATTACCGGATACCTCTACTCGAAACTTATAATCAATTCATGTATCAATTCGCTGGGCGCTCTGTGCGGCCTTACGCTCGGTGAAATGCTCTCGGTGAAAAAGATCAGGAAAATCTTCATTGGTATCATGCATGAAGCGATCGCGGTTTCGGACGCGATGGGTCTTAAGGTAGAAGTCTACGCGGGGAAGCTCGATTATTATAAATTCTTAAAGAATGAAAATATTTTAAACAACGTAAAAAGACACCTCATCATATACCTGATCGGTTTCAAGTACCGCAAAATTAAATCATCGAGCCTGCAGTCCCTCGATCGGGGCAAACCCACTGAGATAGACTATCTGAATGGGTATATCGCCGAAAACGGGAAGCGCATGGGTATTCCTACGCCGATAAATGACAGGATTATACAAATCATAAAGGATATTGAAGCCGGCAAAAGAAAAATATCTACGGAAAATTTTAAAGACTCCTTTTTTTCATCCGGCCGCTTTTGATTTTACTTCAATGAACACACGGAAACCGAACGGCAGAACTCACCACATTTTGTAGTCAAAATGCCTTGACATACAAGCAGCACATTCCTTATACTTGATTCGCTAAAAAAGGAATTCTTATCAAACAAATCAAAAAAAAGAATGAGGGAGGTTCCACCTCATGGCTACGACACCCCTCTCGTCCGTCGGCTACTGCGTTGCCCGGGCTCGCGCGGTCAACCCTCACTTTCGCGAGTCCACGAGCTCGCTGAAGAGCGTCTTGACCGCTCTGCGTTCCATGGCCGCCTCCGGACTCTCCGGCCAGGGCATGGTCGACAAGATGGCCAAGGATCTCGGGAAGATCGTCGCCACGACCCGGAAGAATTCGGACGCGAAAAAGTACGGAGCCATTCTCGACTGGGTCGAGTCGCACTGCTGTCGAGAGGATTCGTACGTATACCACTGGTGGCGCGCCCTCGACCACGAGGACTACCTCTACGACGAGGTTAACAAGCAGCTCGATCGCAAGAACTGGAACATCAAGCCCCTCCTGGTCAAGCTCGAATACACCCTCATGTTCCAGCACGGACTCATGGCCCCTTCTTCCCGTGACACCATCATCGCTGACATGAAGACCGTCTTCGGGGCCGGTCACGACCTGGCCGCCTTCCTCGCCAACGGGATCGAGACCCTCAAACCCGTCGATGGTGCCAAATGCCCCTCCGAGAGGGATCTCCTTCCGGCCTTCACCCTTGCCGTCGTGAAGCTTCTGGCCTTCACGCGGGGCCGCAGCCTCCTTGCCGACCTCATCGCGAACCTTGGGACGAAGAAAATCCTCCTCTTCTGGGGCGACGGATTCGCGGGCTTCCCCGGCAAGAGGGGCCCCCAGGCCCCCGTTGATGCCACAACCCACTCGGCCACGATGCACCTCGGCCCCGCACAGAAACCCGAGCAGCTCGAACAGCGCTTCCGTGCCGCAGGCTCCAAGGCCTTCCTCGACCGGTGCAGCGCCCTCTACAAGGGCTGCACCCGGGGAACCTGCTCGGACCTCCAGCTCCTCTGTCTCACCCTGCCGGCGGGTCTGTACGCATGGCACCACGTCTTCGCGGGCGTCAAGCCGGGTCCCGTGTCCAAGAGCCGCTTCGCCAACTTCATCTCGCCCCACTACTGCCAGGTCTATCACGAGGGCTGCCACTGGATCCGCACGCTGGCCGGCAAGGCCTTCTCCGTGAAGAAAGAGCACACGCAAGCCATCCTCTGCCCCACCCTCATCACCTGCTACGAGAACGCGGAAGAGTTCTTCAACATCCGGGGAGCCGAGCACAGCGAGGGGGCGCTCCTCCGGGAGATGGGATACCCCGAGCGGCTCTCTCACTTGGGCGGCGTCGTTCCCTCCGGCCCCGCCGGGACCGATTACGACGCCAACTTCTCCATGGACTATGGAAAGGGCGACGCTATCAAGTCCCTCGCCCAGGGCCTTCTCGAATACCGCCTCCTCACCAAAGAGGCATACGACCGCACCTACCCCTCCTACCTGTGAGCCCGATGGCGCTCTTCACAACATGGCCGCGGTGGCGCAGATCCACGCGGCAGTAGTCTCCGGCCAGGGGAAGTGCAGCTCGGCCGATGTCGTCGTGGAGGTCGGCTCCTCGCACGTTTGAGACCTGAAAGGAGTTTTGGAACGGGAAGCGATTGGGGTCCTTATCTCGATGCAGGAGTCTACTTCCCCCATTAAAACGGAAGCGGTTACAGCGGTGTTCTATGAGTCCGTTTTCTGGGGGCAGAAGTATCCGAAAATTCAACTTCTCACCGTATCCGAACTGCTGGCCAAGAAGAAGGTCGAAATGCCTCCGATTCGACAAGTTGGGGTGACGGTTAAGAAAGCACCAAAGGTGACAAAGCAGCAAGATGAAAAAACGGAATTACAAATGTGACTGCGAGTCTAATGCGAAGGTGGAACCAAGGGACTCCTTCCTGAAGTAGTTAGGCTGATAAATCTCATAATATAGACGATTTTAAGTGGTAATCTGCGGTTATCGGTAACAATTCTACTTGACAAAAACCCCCTTATAACTTCTAACATTAAACACGAAAATTTATGCGGTTTTGAAGACTCTCACCCAGATATAGCTCGTCTTTCGTTACCGTTTCCACCGCACAGATCATCTCAACACTGGGGGACAACCCTATGAAAGATCAATCCAAGACAAAGCAGGCATTGATCCAGGAACTGACTTCTCTAAGAGAGAAAATTACGGAACTGGAGCAATCTGAATCAGAGCGAAAGCGGGCGGAGGAGGCGCTGCGTCTTCACAGCGAGATTTTGGCGCACATAGTGGAAAGTGTACATCTGGTTCGCGTTGACGATGGCGTGATTATTTATACAAATCAACGCTTTGATAGCGTGTTTGGTTACGATCCGGGCGAACTGGTCGGCAAACACGTGAGTATTATCAATGCTCCGGGCGAAAAAAGCCCCGAGGCCGTTGCAAACGAGATTATCAGAAGTCTTAAACAAGCGGGAGGAGTATGGAATGGTGAAGTACACAATATCAGAAAGGATGGGTACTCATTCTGGTGTCATGCCAATGTTTCAACATTTAAACATCCACAATATGGCGAATTGTGGATATCGGTGAATCGGGACATCACCGAGCGCAAGCAGGCAGAGGAGGCGCTGCGGGAGGGTGAAGGGCGGCTACGTTTTCATACTGACAACTCTCCAATGGCCGTGGTTGAATGGAACACTGACTTTGTTGTAACACGGTGGACAGGTGCGGCTGAAAAGATGTTCGGCTGGAGCTTCGAGGAAACGGTCGGCAGGCCGATCATTGAAATACGCATGATCTACGAGGAGGATATTCCGATCGTACAAAGCGTCATGCAGCGGCTTACCGACGGCAAGTCGAAACATGTTGTTTCCTCAAACCGCAACTATACCAAGAAAGGAGCGGTCATTCATTGCGAGTGGTACAATTCCGTGCTGTATGATTCCGCGGGGA
The Deltaproteobacteria bacterium DNA segment above includes these coding regions:
- a CDS encoding 2-dehydropantoate 2-reductase produces the protein MFTRESKIAVIGAGAIGGITAGFIARAGYDIELVCKYPDLAAKIKHNGVHIFGAKGDFTVAMPAVAKISELSGKKDIILLATKATEMLEAAQDLLPFLKETSVVVSLQNGICEDALAEIVGRERTIGCVVGWGATMHAPGEMEMTSTGEFVIGNIDYNDDSRLPFIQELLSTVVPVEISKNITGYLYSKLIINSCINSLGALCGLTLGEMLSVKKIRKIFIGIMHEAIAVSDAMGLKVEVYAGKLDYYKFLKNENILNNVKRHLIIYLIGFKYRKIKSSSLQSLDRGKPTEIDYLNGYIAENGKRMGIPTPINDRIIQIIKDIEAGKRKISTENFKDSFFSSGRF